The following coding sequences lie in one Acidobacteriota bacterium genomic window:
- a CDS encoding type IV secretory system conjugative DNA transfer family protein — translation IELHRMSPDRWVTLRDVYRSTLDPKRIERKLAEVEARVEPPGTLRVPMAAMASHGGELAAWSWRTAGDVARAPDEPALREQLGKLGIAFDVEPPVVGDPARRERLDAIRRWYAQDWQALDPKLRSSIVEGLSVFLSVFDLPDVAAIFCPPRPPDAHGAPADAPAADAAPVVRPLPPLDEVIDAGKVLCLNMPAGTNPALSRAVGVLLKQAWLQTLLRRPAEMARRPGRIWRPAVFLCDEYQSFATVGEDDPAGDEKAFALTRQSRLIPIVATQSISSLRAVLGQSEAWRALLQTLRTRIFLSLGDDSSVQIASALCGQVARMKASYSFSEQTSQATASLLSGAPGGGTGSLGASKSFSERREALFHPRDFALLGNCQAIVLPYDGRRALDARRCYLKPDFLPRDRPYWRAREAGDL, via the coding sequence TCATCGAGCTGCACCGCATGTCGCCGGACCGCTGGGTGACGCTGCGCGACGTCTACCGCTCGACGCTGGACCCGAAGCGCATCGAGCGCAAGCTCGCCGAGGTGGAAGCCCGTGTCGAGCCGCCCGGCACGCTCCGCGTCCCGATGGCGGCAATGGCGTCGCACGGCGGCGAGCTGGCGGCCTGGTCCTGGCGGACGGCAGGCGATGTCGCCCGCGCGCCCGACGAGCCGGCCTTGCGCGAGCAGCTCGGCAAGCTCGGGATCGCCTTCGATGTCGAGCCGCCGGTCGTCGGCGACCCGGCCCGCCGCGAGCGGCTCGACGCCATCCGGCGCTGGTACGCCCAGGACTGGCAGGCCCTCGACCCGAAGCTGCGCTCCAGCATCGTCGAGGGACTCAGCGTCTTCCTCTCCGTCTTCGACCTGCCCGACGTGGCCGCGATCTTCTGCCCGCCCAGGCCGCCCGACGCGCACGGCGCGCCAGCCGACGCCCCCGCGGCCGACGCGGCGCCCGTCGTCCGGCCGCTGCCGCCGCTCGACGAGGTGATCGACGCCGGCAAGGTCCTGTGCCTGAACATGCCGGCCGGCACCAATCCGGCCCTTTCCAGGGCCGTCGGCGTCCTGCTCAAGCAGGCGTGGCTCCAGACGCTGCTCCGACGCCCGGCCGAGATGGCGCGCCGCCCCGGCCGCATCTGGCGGCCCGCCGTGTTCCTGTGCGACGAGTACCAGAGCTTCGCCACCGTCGGCGAGGACGACCCGGCCGGCGACGAGAAGGCGTTCGCCCTGACCCGCCAGTCGCGCCTCATCCCCATCGTCGCTACGCAGTCGATCTCGTCGCTGCGCGCCGTGTTGGGCCAGTCCGAAGCGTGGCGGGCGCTGCTCCAGACGCTCCGCACCCGCATCTTCCTGTCGCTCGGCGACGACTCGTCGGTGCAGATCGCAAGCGCGCTGTGCGGACAGGTCGCCCGAATGAAGGCGTCCTACAGCTTCTCGGAGCAGACCTCGCAGGCCACCGCGTCGCTGCTCTCTGGAGCCCCCGGCGGCGGGACCGGCAGCCTCGGCGCCAGCAAGTCCTTCAGCGAACGCCGCGAGGCGCTCTTCCATCCCCGCGACTTCGCCCTGCTCGGCAACTGCCAGGCCATCGTCCTGCCCTACGACGGCCGACGCGCGCTCGACGCGCGCCGTTGCTATCTCAAGCCGGACTTCCTGCCGCGGGACCGGCCCTACTGGCGCGCCCGCGAGGCCGGAGACCTGTAG
- a CDS encoding CpaF family protein: MELTVADLTPFLPGLEAALDDETVSEVMINGPGTVFIERAGRMTALDAPELTADAVARAAVQIARPLGRDPLSEPVIDARLADGSRVAICGPPAAPTAAITIRRFGGRAFTVAELTASGSLPAAVADETAAVLRHGRNVLISGGTGSGKTTLLNALVSLLPAEGRVVSIEDTLELRLRRTNGLRFEARGLGDRGVTIRDLVRHALRHRPDHIVVGEVRGAEAADLLQALNTGHGGSLATVHANNAAAALSRLATCAMQASDALPWAVVCRGVVDGIEAVIHQTRTPEGVRRVDQMVRVRDYDARENRWLVETVWPATPAFATGSSVSSPVEPAGSSARRKKRGRRRRRSRK; the protein is encoded by the coding sequence ATGGAGCTGACCGTCGCCGACCTGACGCCGTTCCTGCCGGGGCTCGAAGCCGCACTCGACGACGAGACCGTCTCCGAGGTGATGATCAACGGCCCGGGCACGGTCTTCATCGAGCGCGCCGGCCGCATGACGGCGCTCGACGCGCCGGAGCTGACGGCCGACGCGGTGGCGCGCGCCGCCGTCCAGATCGCACGGCCGCTCGGAAGGGACCCGCTCTCCGAGCCGGTCATCGACGCCAGGCTGGCGGACGGCTCGCGCGTCGCCATCTGCGGCCCGCCGGCCGCCCCGACGGCCGCGATCACCATCCGCCGCTTCGGGGGCCGGGCCTTCACCGTCGCCGAGCTGACCGCGAGCGGGTCGCTTCCGGCCGCCGTCGCCGACGAGACCGCGGCCGTGCTCCGCCACGGCCGCAACGTCCTGATCTCCGGCGGTACCGGTTCCGGCAAGACGACGCTGCTGAACGCGCTGGTGTCGCTGCTGCCCGCCGAAGGCCGCGTCGTCTCCATCGAGGACACCCTGGAGCTGCGGCTGCGCCGGACCAACGGCCTGCGGTTCGAGGCGCGCGGGCTCGGCGACCGCGGCGTCACCATCCGCGACCTGGTGCGCCATGCGCTGCGCCACCGGCCCGACCACATCGTCGTCGGCGAGGTCCGCGGGGCCGAGGCCGCAGACCTGCTCCAGGCGCTCAACACCGGGCACGGGGGCAGCTTGGCCACGGTGCATGCGAACAATGCCGCCGCGGCCCTGTCGCGGCTGGCGACCTGCGCCATGCAGGCCAGCGACGCCCTGCCCTGGGCCGTCGTCTGCCGCGGCGTGGTCGACGGCATCGAGGCCGTCATTCACCAGACCCGGACGCCCGAAGGCGTCCGCCGCGTCGACCAGATGGTGCGCGTCCGTGACTACGACGCGCGGGAGAACCGCTGGCTCGTCGAGACCGTCTGGCCGGCGACGCCGGCATTCGCAACCGGCTCCAGTGTCTCGTCGCCGGTCGAGCCGGCGGGGTCTTCGGCCCGGCGCAAGAAGAGAGGACGGCGGAGGCGTCGATCCCGGAAGTGA